A genomic window from Blastococcus saxobsidens DD2 includes:
- a CDS encoding geranylgeranyl reductase family protein produces the protein MAQATAEHRADVVVVGAGPAGSSAAWHLAQSGLDVAVLEKAEFPREKVCGDGLTPRGVKALQDMDVDTSSPGWVRRRGLRVHGGGRVAEVDWPRLASWPDHGLVRTRRELDALLAGHAVEAGARLTTGTTVTEPLLDDAGRVVGVRAEVGDDREPVTWRAPLVVSAEGLSGRLAKTLGLLRRTDRPLGVAVRGYVRSRRSGDDYLDIAFDLTAGGPTRDCMPGYGWIFGMGDGTANVGYGLLDTRRGTGADRKAILRHWLDTFPAEDGLGEGDAVGPLRGAGLPMALSRGPAYTRGLLLAGDAAGTVNPCNGEGISYAIESGRMAAEAVAAALAVPAGDGREAVLQRYPQRLRSELGRHHRLGLGFLALLARPAVVRLATARGLRRPALTDAALRLMGNLTDGRDGDAVDRALAVLLRLTPAT, from the coding sequence ATGGCGCAGGCGACGGCGGAGCACCGGGCCGACGTCGTCGTGGTCGGGGCCGGTCCCGCCGGGTCCAGCGCCGCCTGGCACCTGGCGCAGAGCGGCCTGGACGTCGCGGTGCTCGAGAAGGCGGAGTTCCCGCGGGAGAAGGTCTGCGGCGACGGTCTGACCCCCCGAGGCGTCAAGGCCCTGCAGGACATGGACGTCGACACCTCGTCGCCCGGCTGGGTGCGCCGCCGGGGCCTGCGGGTGCACGGCGGCGGCCGGGTGGCCGAGGTGGACTGGCCGCGGCTGGCCTCGTGGCCGGACCACGGGCTGGTCCGCACCCGCCGCGAGCTCGACGCGCTGCTGGCCGGCCACGCCGTCGAGGCAGGCGCGCGGCTCACCACCGGGACCACCGTCACCGAGCCGCTCCTGGACGACGCCGGGCGCGTGGTCGGGGTCCGCGCCGAGGTCGGCGACGATCGCGAGCCGGTCACCTGGCGTGCTCCGCTGGTCGTCTCGGCGGAAGGTCTGTCCGGCCGGCTGGCCAAGACCCTGGGTCTGCTGCGCCGGACCGACCGGCCCCTCGGCGTCGCCGTCCGCGGGTACGTCCGCAGCCGGCGCAGCGGCGACGACTACCTCGACATCGCCTTCGACCTGACCGCGGGTGGTCCCACCCGCGACTGCATGCCCGGGTACGGCTGGATCTTCGGCATGGGCGACGGGACGGCGAACGTCGGGTACGGGCTGCTCGACACCCGCCGCGGCACCGGCGCGGATCGCAAGGCGATCCTCCGGCACTGGCTGGACACCTTCCCGGCCGAGGACGGCCTCGGGGAGGGCGACGCGGTCGGCCCGCTCCGTGGCGCCGGCCTGCCCATGGCGCTGAGCCGCGGCCCGGCCTACACCCGAGGCCTGCTGCTGGCCGGTGACGCGGCGGGAACGGTGAACCCCTGCAACGGCGAGGGGATCAGCTACGCCATCGAGAGCGGCCGCATGGCGGCCGAGGCCGTCGCCGCCGCGCTCGCGGTCCCCGCGGGCGACGGCCGGGAGGCGGTCCTGCAGCGCTACCCGCAGCGGCTGCGCAGCGAGCTCGGCCGGCACCACCGGCTCGGGCTCGGCTTCCTGGCCCTGCTGGCCCGGCCGGCTGTCGTCCGGCTGGCGACCGCGCGCGGCCTGCGCCGCCCTGCGCTCACCGACGCCGCCCTGCGGCTGATGGGCAACCTCACCGACGGCCGGGACGGCGACGCGGTCGACCGCGCCCTTGCCGTCCTCCTGCGTCTGACCCCGGCGACGTGA
- a CDS encoding phosphoribosyltransferase yields the protein MPRPPYADRRDAGQMLAAALAGDADAGALVLGLPRGGVVVAAEVAAALGAELDVLVVRKLGAPGHPELAMGAIAAVGDAVETVWVRRVLDRLTPDEADIDAVRHRETAELRRRAAAYRGDRPAPALTGRHVLLVDDGLATGATMRVAVDAVRASRPARLTVAVPVGPPEVVAELAAVVDALVCPVAPAHFRSVGQAYADFAETSDAQVADALVRGGTVS from the coding sequence GTGCCCCGTCCCCCCTACGCCGACCGGCGCGACGCCGGCCAAATGCTCGCCGCCGCCCTGGCCGGCGACGCCGACGCGGGCGCTCTGGTGCTGGGACTGCCGCGCGGCGGGGTCGTCGTCGCCGCGGAGGTGGCGGCCGCCCTCGGCGCGGAGCTGGACGTGCTCGTCGTCCGCAAGCTCGGCGCGCCGGGGCACCCGGAGCTGGCGATGGGTGCGATCGCGGCGGTCGGGGACGCCGTCGAGACGGTGTGGGTGCGCCGGGTCCTGGACCGCCTGACGCCCGACGAGGCAGACATCGACGCCGTACGCCACCGCGAGACGGCCGAGCTGCGCCGCCGCGCGGCGGCCTATCGCGGCGACCGGCCGGCGCCGGCCCTCACCGGGCGGCACGTCCTGCTCGTGGACGACGGTCTGGCGACCGGCGCCACCATGCGGGTCGCGGTCGATGCGGTGCGGGCCAGCCGGCCTGCCCGCCTGACGGTCGCCGTCCCGGTCGGCCCTCCGGAGGTCGTCGCCGAGCTGGCCGCCGTGGTGGACGCGCTGGTCTGCCCCGTGGCGCCTGCGCACTTCCGGTCCGTGGGCCAGGCATACGCGGACTTCGCCGAGACCTCCGACGCACAGGTGGCCGACGCCCTGGTCCGAGGGGGGACTGTCAGCTAG
- a CDS encoding demethylmenaquinone methyltransferase, with protein sequence MADRRETAHTAGLRAGLDKRPAEVAAMFDRVAKRYDVTNTVLSGGLDASWRRATREALGARPGQTVLDVAAGTAVSTVELAAGGVRAIACDFSQGMLRAGAARPVPKVAGDAMALPLADESVDGVVISFGLRNVADPDAALREFSRVTKPGGTLVVCEFSSPTWSPFRTVYTEYLMKALPRIARAVSSNPEAYVYLAESIRAWPDQAALAGRIQDAGWSGVAWQNLTGGIVALHRGRKG encoded by the coding sequence GTGGCAGACCGGCGAGAGACCGCGCACACCGCCGGCCTGCGGGCCGGCCTGGACAAGCGACCGGCCGAGGTCGCGGCCATGTTCGACCGGGTCGCGAAGCGCTACGACGTCACCAACACCGTGCTGTCGGGCGGGCTCGACGCCTCCTGGCGGCGGGCCACCCGGGAGGCGCTGGGCGCCCGGCCGGGGCAGACCGTGCTCGACGTCGCCGCCGGGACGGCGGTGTCCACCGTCGAGCTGGCCGCCGGTGGCGTCCGGGCGATCGCCTGCGACTTCTCCCAGGGCATGCTGCGCGCCGGCGCCGCCCGCCCGGTGCCCAAGGTGGCCGGCGACGCCATGGCCCTGCCGCTGGCCGACGAGAGCGTCGACGGCGTCGTCATCTCCTTCGGCCTGCGCAACGTGGCCGATCCCGACGCCGCGCTGCGCGAGTTCTCCCGGGTCACGAAGCCCGGTGGCACGCTCGTCGTCTGCGAGTTCTCCAGCCCCACCTGGTCGCCGTTCCGCACCGTCTACACCGAGTACCTGATGAAGGCGCTGCCGCGGATCGCCCGCGCGGTGAGCAGCAACCCCGAGGCCTACGTGTACCTGGCGGAGTCCATCCGCGCCTGGCCCGACCAGGCCGCGCTCGCCGGGCGGATCCAGGACGCCGGGTGGTCCGGCGTCGCCTGGCAGAACCTCACCGGCGGGATCGTCGCGCTGCACCGGGGCCGCAAGGGGTGA
- a CDS encoding isochorismate synthase, with protein sequence MTAAALTSPAAAARVVTTVRHDPVGDLLDLLPATGGLSWVRRGEGLVGWGEAARLEVSGPSALADAARWWDEYAAGLDVADELGVPGSGPVLFASIAFDPLAGTSVFVVPEMVVGRRGGAGWVTALGPAPELPVPVAHDDGPAPRLRYADGALDPASWCAAVAAAVTRIDAGELAKVVLARDLLVSSDVPLDPRRMLRRLAARFPGCWTFAVDGLLGATPELLLRRTGRQLSARVLAGTAPRGAGAEDDRLARALLTSAKDRAEHALAVDSLVQALEPYCDGLDAPAEPQLLTLANVRHLATDVVGTQAARGRAAGAGLLDLVGAVHPTAAVCGTPTPDAAGLIGELEGMDRGRYAGPVGWLDAAGDGEFGLALRCAELVGDDGARLFAGCGIVAGSDPAAELAETQSKFAAFQAALEG encoded by the coding sequence GTGACTGCGGCCGCCCTGACCTCCCCGGCAGCGGCCGCGCGCGTCGTCACCACGGTCCGGCACGACCCCGTCGGCGACCTGCTGGACCTGCTGCCCGCTACCGGCGGGCTGTCCTGGGTGCGCCGCGGTGAGGGCCTGGTCGGCTGGGGCGAGGCGGCCCGCCTGGAGGTGTCCGGACCCTCCGCGCTCGCCGATGCAGCGCGGTGGTGGGACGAGTACGCGGCCGGCCTGGACGTCGCCGACGAACTCGGGGTGCCCGGCTCCGGCCCGGTGCTGTTCGCCAGCATCGCCTTCGACCCCCTCGCCGGGACGTCGGTCTTCGTCGTCCCCGAGATGGTCGTCGGGCGGCGGGGCGGCGCCGGCTGGGTGACCGCCCTGGGGCCGGCGCCGGAGCTCCCGGTGCCGGTCGCGCACGACGACGGCCCCGCGCCCCGGCTGCGCTACGCCGACGGCGCGCTGGACCCGGCGAGCTGGTGCGCCGCCGTCGCCGCCGCGGTGACCCGGATCGACGCGGGGGAACTGGCCAAGGTGGTGCTCGCCCGCGACCTGCTGGTCTCCTCCGACGTGCCGCTGGACCCGCGCCGCATGCTGCGCCGGCTGGCCGCGCGGTTCCCCGGCTGCTGGACCTTCGCCGTCGACGGGCTGCTCGGGGCCACCCCGGAGCTGCTGCTCCGCCGCACCGGCCGGCAGCTGTCGGCCCGGGTGCTGGCCGGCACCGCGCCGCGTGGGGCCGGGGCCGAGGACGACCGGCTGGCCCGGGCGCTGCTCACCTCCGCCAAGGACCGCGCCGAGCACGCCCTCGCCGTCGACTCGCTGGTGCAGGCGCTGGAGCCCTACTGCGACGGCCTCGACGCGCCCGCCGAACCCCAGCTGCTGACGCTGGCGAACGTGCGGCACCTGGCCACCGACGTCGTGGGCACCCAGGCCGCACGGGGCCGCGCGGCGGGCGCCGGGCTGCTCGATCTGGTCGGCGCGGTGCACCCGACGGCCGCCGTGTGCGGCACCCCGACGCCGGACGCCGCCGGGTTGATCGGCGAGCTCGAGGGCATGGACCGCGGCCGGTACGCCGGCCCGGTGGGCTGGCTCGACGCCGCCGGCGACGGCGAGTTCGGCCTCGCGCTGCGCTGCGCCGAGCTGGTCGGCGACGACGGCGCACGGCTGTTCGCCGGGTGCGGCATCGTCGCCGGCTCGGACCCGGCCGCGGAGCTGGCCGAGACCCAGTCGAAGTTCGCCGCCTTCCAGGCCGCCCTCGAGGGCTGA